The following proteins are encoded in a genomic region of Paenibacillus sp. FSL H3-0469:
- a CDS encoding PucR family transcriptional regulator ligand-binding domain-containing protein, producing MGSNVITGLTCSDILLIPDLKEAALLAGAGGLGRYINRVNVMEVPDVIDWVRPGEFLITSGFPFHNRPELLAEIIPQLDQKGVSALGIKTKRYIDEIPPRALELADQLGFPIFELPASTSFSDVVRDIMERVLVQEARELSQLQSRFQKLSKQLLHGDGIEDFLLTLDGMLHNPVVLLDDTDQLFCSPQADALQLEEQLPAWIQLRQEGSLGITFLTVGERRIRAYVSAVNDKGADQCLLVLLEWNSELSVVDQLTIDRVGVLVGLEMINAGARREVELKYVDQFLQDWISGRIAAAEDLKLRGAACGCPLPERPLRAVTAGWLEDKPELKQLQQVVKRVRARADLQHVKLTILEGELVLTVPEQPELPLEETLGRLLAEMNRVFVSGTCAFCIGDLADGPDQVRFSYESSRKIARIRQISGYRGSYVDYRKLGVFRLLYHLPELEEITEYRDQYIAPLLEYDRKHNASLLQTLQLYFKCNRNVKRTSGELFTHYNTVTYRIDRACELLGLGQDDGDDMLELQLALKLHEMSKGRRSGTDTQRRR from the coding sequence ATGGGCAGCAATGTAATTACCGGTTTGACCTGCAGCGATATTCTGCTGATTCCCGATCTGAAGGAAGCGGCTTTGCTGGCCGGAGCCGGCGGCCTTGGGCGTTATATTAACCGGGTCAATGTGATGGAGGTTCCCGATGTTATTGACTGGGTCCGTCCGGGAGAGTTCCTGATTACGAGCGGCTTCCCCTTTCATAACCGGCCGGAGCTGCTCGCAGAGATTATTCCGCAGCTGGACCAGAAGGGAGTGTCCGCGCTCGGGATCAAAACCAAGCGTTATATCGATGAGATTCCGCCGCGGGCGCTGGAGCTGGCGGATCAGCTGGGCTTTCCGATCTTCGAGCTGCCCGCCTCCACCTCCTTCTCCGATGTGGTCCGCGACATTATGGAGCGGGTGCTGGTGCAGGAGGCGCGGGAGCTCTCGCAGCTGCAGAGCCGGTTCCAGAAGCTGTCGAAGCAGCTTCTCCATGGCGACGGGATTGAGGATTTCCTGCTGACTCTGGACGGGATGCTGCATAATCCGGTCGTCCTGCTGGACGATACCGATCAGCTCTTCTGTTCTCCGCAGGCGGATGCGCTACAGCTGGAGGAGCAGCTTCCGGCCTGGATACAGCTCCGCCAGGAAGGCAGTCTCGGCATTACGTTCCTCACCGTTGGAGAACGGCGTATCCGCGCTTATGTCTCAGCCGTCAATGACAAGGGAGCAGACCAGTGTCTGCTGGTGCTGCTGGAGTGGAACAGCGAGCTGTCGGTAGTGGATCAGTTAACGATTGACAGGGTCGGTGTGCTGGTCGGGCTGGAAATGATCAATGCCGGAGCCCGCCGCGAGGTGGAGCTGAAGTATGTGGATCAGTTCCTGCAGGACTGGATCAGCGGCCGGATTGCCGCTGCCGAGGATCTGAAGCTGCGCGGCGCGGCCTGCGGCTGCCCGCTCCCGGAGCGCCCGCTGCGTGCTGTAACCGCCGGATGGCTGGAGGATAAGCCCGAGCTTAAGCAGCTGCAGCAGGTAGTGAAGCGGGTGCGTGCCCGGGCAGACCTTCAGCATGTGAAGCTCACCATCCTTGAAGGGGAGCTGGTTCTGACCGTGCCGGAGCAGCCGGAGCTTCCGCTGGAGGAGACGCTGGGGCGTCTGCTGGCCGAGATGAACCGGGTGTTTGTCAGCGGGACCTGCGCCTTCTGTATTGGCGATCTTGCGGACGGCCCCGATCAGGTGCGGTTCAGCTATGAATCCTCCCGCAAAATCGCCCGTATCCGCCAAATCAGCGGATACCGCGGATCTTATGTCGATTACCGGAAGCTGGGGGTCTTCCGGCTGCTGTACCATCTGCCCGAGCTGGAGGAGATTACGGAGTACAGGGATCAGTATATTGCTCCGCTGCTGGAGTACGACCGCAAGCATAACGCTTCGCTGCTCCAGACGCTCCAGCTGTATTTCAAGTGCAACCGCAACGTGAAGCGGACCTCCGGGGAGCTATTCACTCATTATAATACGGTCACCTACCGGATTGACCGGGCCTGTGAGCTGCTGGGGCTCGGCCAGGATGACGGTGACGATATGCTGGAGCTGCAGCTTGCGCTGAAGCTGCATGAGATGAGCAAGGGCCGCAGGTCCGGCACCGATACGCAGAGAAGGAGATGA
- a CDS encoding cupin domain-containing protein, protein MHTQETKVLAAADMTWELMPNHIELYHREIVSAKEADRLGIRMSSILWEKLGIGGQVLPHYHDVVEIIHITVGEVKLLCDGEWYSYRAGDTFHVPAGVVHSVRNTGDSPSEQISIFVPAEAEVPGNSFFGTTLIEDIYSSKL, encoded by the coding sequence ATGCATACACAGGAAACGAAAGTGCTGGCAGCAGCAGATATGACATGGGAGCTTATGCCGAATCACATAGAGCTGTATCACCGGGAGATTGTCTCGGCAAAGGAGGCGGACCGCCTGGGCATCCGCATGAGCTCGATTCTGTGGGAGAAGCTGGGGATCGGCGGTCAGGTCTTGCCGCACTATCATGATGTAGTCGAAATCATTCATATTACCGTAGGAGAGGTCAAGCTGCTATGTGACGGGGAGTGGTACAGCTACAGGGCCGGAGATACGTTCCATGTGCCTGCTGGCGTCGTTCATTCTGTCCGGAATACAGGGGATTCTCCTTCGGAGCAGATCAGTATTTTTGTACCTGCGGAGGCGGAGGTGCCGGGGAACAGCTTCTTCGGCACTACACTAATCGAGGATATCTATTCTTCCAAGCTATAG
- a CDS encoding ring-opening amidohydrolase has product MMNCSVIRIPAGAPHDMSGLSAAVEAGLFRPEEVVAVLGKTEGNGCVNDFTRGYAVMALKGFFAEAAKGGAADISYVMSGGTEGVLSPHFTVISRSGEGEPGVVADGLKSLAIGVARTRSFRPEELGRLPQADAVADAVTRAVMDAGITSPGDVHFVQIKCPLLTAEQIYEAHSRGVSLITEDTYKSMGYSRGASALGAGVALGEVDRASLQEEDICTDWTQFSAVASTSAGSELSCCEVIVFGNSLSADGPYHIDHAVMQDAVDGAALQGLLDRYPGEELVQVLAKAEADPDGVIRGRRHIMLDDSDINHTRHARAVVGGVLAYVGGDPMIYVSGGGEHQGPKGGGPVAAVFRRR; this is encoded by the coding sequence ATGATGAACTGCTCGGTTATCCGAATCCCTGCAGGCGCGCCGCATGATATGTCGGGATTAAGCGCAGCGGTGGAAGCGGGGCTGTTCCGGCCGGAGGAAGTGGTTGCGGTACTGGGGAAGACGGAGGGCAACGGCTGTGTGAATGATTTTACGCGGGGTTATGCGGTTATGGCACTGAAAGGCTTCTTTGCTGAAGCGGCAAAAGGAGGAGCTGCCGATATCTCCTATGTGATGTCCGGCGGTACGGAGGGGGTGCTCAGCCCGCACTTCACAGTTATTAGCCGCAGCGGAGAGGGGGAGCCGGGTGTGGTCGCTGATGGCCTGAAGTCACTCGCCATTGGTGTGGCAAGAACCCGGAGCTTCCGTCCGGAGGAGCTGGGCCGGCTCCCTCAGGCAGACGCCGTGGCGGATGCCGTGACCCGGGCGGTTATGGATGCCGGCATCACCTCACCGGGGGATGTGCATTTTGTGCAGATCAAGTGTCCGCTGCTTACCGCTGAACAGATCTATGAGGCGCACAGCCGTGGGGTATCACTCATTACAGAGGATACTTATAAATCGATGGGCTATTCCAGAGGAGCCTCTGCACTTGGTGCCGGGGTAGCGCTGGGTGAGGTGGATCGTGCCTCTCTACAGGAGGAAGATATCTGCACGGACTGGACTCAATTCAGCGCGGTAGCCTCTACTTCAGCGGGCAGTGAGCTGTCCTGCTGCGAAGTGATTGTGTTCGGGAACTCACTGTCTGCGGACGGCCCGTACCACATCGACCATGCCGTGATGCAGGATGCTGTGGATGGTGCTGCGCTTCAGGGCCTGCTGGACCGGTATCCCGGTGAAGAGCTGGTACAGGTGCTGGCCAAGGCGGAAGCTGATCCCGATGGCGTCATCCGCGGACGCCGCCATATCATGCTGGACGACTCGGATATCAATCATACCCGCCATGCGCGGGCTGTAGTCGGCGGTGTGCTGGCTTATGTCGGCGGCGACCCGATGATCTATGTCTCCGGCGGAGGCGAGCATCAGGGGCCGAAGGGCGGAGGGCCGGTGGCGGCTGTGTTCCGCCGCAGGTAA
- a CDS encoding ABC transporter permease — MTVKIKDTLYPVTFALGFLLLWELAVRLLAVPMYLLPAPTQVVSAINGSLWSHTLVTLGEALTGFILANILGLATAVIFVHSKPMEKGMFPLAIALKTTPLVALAPLLVVWLGTGYTSKVIASMLICFFPILVNSVKGLKAIEYEAWELFSTYKGTKSEIFWKLRLPTSLPYIFSALKISTSLAIVGAIVGEFVGANKGLGYVVLVSSYHMDTPVMFSAIIASALCGLLLFWCIGLLEKRVIFWTRSDDL; from the coding sequence ATGACGGTCAAAATCAAAGACACCCTGTACCCGGTTACGTTTGCGCTCGGCTTCCTGCTGCTGTGGGAGCTGGCTGTACGTCTTCTGGCGGTTCCCATGTATCTGCTGCCTGCACCTACACAGGTAGTCTCGGCTATTAATGGCTCGCTCTGGTCGCATACGCTGGTTACGCTGGGTGAAGCCCTGACCGGGTTCATTCTCGCCAATATCCTCGGCCTGGCTACCGCAGTGATTTTCGTGCATTCCAAGCCGATGGAGAAGGGAATGTTCCCGCTGGCCATTGCCCTTAAGACTACGCCGCTGGTGGCGCTGGCCCCGCTGCTGGTCGTTTGGCTGGGAACCGGATATACCTCGAAGGTAATCGCTTCGATGCTGATCTGCTTTTTCCCGATTCTGGTGAACAGTGTTAAGGGGCTTAAGGCGATTGAATACGAAGCCTGGGAGCTGTTCTCCACCTACAAAGGGACGAAGAGCGAAATCTTCTGGAAGCTGCGGCTGCCGACGAGTCTGCCTTATATCTTCTCTGCCCTCAAAATCTCCACCTCGCTGGCCATCGTCGGTGCCATCGTCGGCGAATTTGTCGGAGCCAATAAGGGACTGGGTTATGTAGTGCTGGTCTCTTCCTATCATATGGATACGCCGGTGATGTTCTCGGCTATTATTGCTTCGGCGCTGTGCGGCCTGCTGTTGTTCTGGTGTATCGGGCTGCTGGAGAAACGGGTTATTTTCTGGACAAGGAGCGATGATCTATGA
- a CDS encoding ABC transporter ATP-binding protein, whose protein sequence is MTTAIKEQLDAASAQHPGTRETMLSLRNCSLSFGNVPVLDQVSLDVYRNEFISILGPSGCGKSTTLRLMLRLLSPEAGGEVAYASPDLSLGMVFQKPVLMPWLSALQNVMLPLELGEKKKFSKAEAREKAESALRLVGLQDYLNHFPHQLSGGMQQRAAIARALAADPTVLLMDEPFGALDELTREKLNFELLRLWESPETSLSSIVMVTHSIHESALLSDRVVMMSPRPAGVTDIIPVTLPSPREAGMEELPEFHRIVKELRKRVKHL, encoded by the coding sequence ATGACAACAGCGATCAAAGAACAGCTGGATGCTGCCTCCGCGCAGCATCCCGGTACCCGGGAAACGATGCTCTCCCTGCGCAATTGCTCTCTTTCCTTCGGCAACGTGCCTGTGCTGGATCAGGTCAGTCTTGACGTATACCGCAATGAGTTCATTTCGATTCTCGGACCGAGCGGCTGCGGGAAATCTACAACACTCCGGCTGATGCTGCGATTGTTAAGTCCGGAGGCCGGTGGAGAAGTGGCGTATGCCTCCCCGGATCTGTCCCTGGGCATGGTCTTCCAGAAGCCGGTCCTGATGCCGTGGCTCAGTGCGCTGCAGAACGTAATGCTGCCGCTTGAGCTGGGCGAGAAGAAGAAATTCAGCAAAGCCGAGGCACGTGAAAAAGCAGAAAGTGCCCTGCGCCTGGTCGGCCTTCAGGATTATCTGAACCACTTTCCGCATCAGCTCAGCGGCGGGATGCAGCAGCGGGCGGCGATTGCCCGGGCTCTGGCGGCCGATCCGACGGTGCTGCTGATGGATGAGCCGTTCGGCGCGCTGGATGAGCTGACGCGGGAGAAGCTGAATTTCGAGCTGCTGCGGCTGTGGGAGAGCCCGGAGACCAGTCTAAGCAGCATTGTAATGGTTACCCATTCGATTCATGAATCCGCGCTGCTGTCGGACCGGGTCGTGATGATGTCTCCCCGGCCTGCCGGTGTGACGGATATCATTCCGGTGACGCTGCCCTCCCCGCGTGAAGCGGGCATGGAAGAGCTGCCGGAATTCCACCGGATTGTCAAGGAACTGAGAAAGCGGGTGAAGCATCTATGA
- a CDS encoding ABC transporter substrate-binding protein: MWNKSRTKALMLLTSLMLLLTACGNNTDAGKAEGQGAEGSGELKKVVLRLKWIHQAQFAGFYTAVEKGFYKEAGLDVEIRPGGSDFPAVQMVASGSEEFGVTGADQVVIAREKGVPVKALSAIYRKTPFVMFALKESGIKTMEDLVGQKVGIKLGGNEELTFRAMEKSAGIEPSKIEEMPVKYDLSPLLTGQVKAWPGYVINEVLAVEEQGKEVNIIDPNDYGINFYADTLFTTESVIKKDPEMVASFVQASMQGWDYAVKHPEEAAEFGLKYGEKLDLKHEVNMMKASIPLLDPEKLPLGSMDEASWETLQKNLVELGFVKKEQDIGGLFTNEFLK; this comes from the coding sequence ATGTGGAACAAGTCCAGAACGAAAGCACTGATGCTGTTAACCTCGCTAATGCTGCTCCTGACCGCCTGCGGTAACAATACGGATGCCGGAAAGGCCGAAGGACAGGGAGCAGAAGGCTCAGGCGAGCTGAAAAAGGTGGTGCTCCGGCTGAAGTGGATTCATCAGGCGCAGTTTGCCGGATTTTATACCGCAGTGGAAAAAGGCTTCTATAAAGAAGCGGGGCTGGATGTTGAGATCCGCCCGGGGGGCTCGGATTTCCCGGCTGTGCAGATGGTAGCTTCCGGCAGTGAGGAGTTCGGAGTTACCGGTGCCGACCAGGTCGTCATTGCCAGAGAGAAAGGCGTCCCGGTCAAAGCATTGTCCGCGATCTACCGCAAAACCCCGTTCGTCATGTTCGCGCTCAAAGAGTCCGGGATCAAGACAATGGAGGATCTTGTCGGGCAAAAGGTAGGCATTAAGCTGGGCGGAAACGAAGAGCTGACCTTCCGTGCCATGGAGAAAAGTGCGGGCATCGAACCTTCGAAAATTGAAGAGATGCCGGTCAAATATGATCTGAGTCCGCTGTTAACCGGTCAGGTCAAGGCTTGGCCCGGATATGTCATTAATGAGGTGCTGGCTGTAGAGGAGCAAGGCAAGGAAGTGAATATTATTGATCCGAACGACTATGGCATCAATTTCTATGCCGATACCTTGTTCACCACGGAGTCTGTTATTAAGAAGGACCCGGAGATGGTCGCAAGCTTCGTGCAGGCATCTATGCAGGGCTGGGATTATGCGGTCAAGCATCCGGAGGAGGCAGCGGAATTCGGTCTGAAATATGGCGAGAAGCTGGATCTGAAGCATGAGGTCAATATGATGAAGGCCAGCATTCCGCTGCTTGATCCGGAGAAGCTTCCGCTGGGCTCAATGGACGAGGCGTCCTGGGAGACATTGCAGAAGAATTTGGTCGAGCTGGGCTTTGTGAAAAAGGAACAGGACATCGGCGGATTGTTCACCAACGAGTTTTTGAAATAA
- a CDS encoding isochorismatase family cysteine hydrolase has product MQIAATPYIWPYDGAVDPAKTALMIIDMQTDFCGKGGYVERMGYDLSLTARAIQPIQRLLARIRDIEGFTVIHTREGHKPDLSDLPANKRWRSRQIGAEIGSEGPAGRILVRGERGWQIIEELAPARGEYIIDKPGKGSFYATDLDLILKNKGITHLILTGITTDVCVHTTMREANDRGYECLILADCTGATDEANHLAALNMVQMQGGVFGSVSDSQAVLKALEQY; this is encoded by the coding sequence ATGCAGATTGCAGCAACACCTTACATCTGGCCTTATGACGGGGCAGTGGACCCGGCGAAGACAGCGCTGATGATTATCGACATGCAGACGGATTTTTGCGGCAAGGGCGGTTACGTCGAGAGAATGGGTTATGATCTCTCATTAACGGCGCGGGCGATTCAGCCCATTCAGCGGCTGCTGGCACGTATCCGGGACATCGAAGGGTTCACCGTGATTCATACCCGCGAGGGGCATAAGCCGGATCTGTCGGATCTGCCGGCGAACAAACGCTGGCGCAGCCGCCAGATCGGGGCCGAGATCGGCTCCGAAGGACCGGCGGGGCGAATCCTCGTGCGGGGGGAGCGCGGCTGGCAAATCATTGAGGAGCTGGCGCCTGCCCGCGGAGAGTACATTATAGACAAGCCGGGCAAAGGCAGCTTTTATGCAACCGACCTGGACCTAATCTTGAAGAATAAAGGAATTACCCATCTGATTCTGACTGGTATTACTACCGATGTCTGTGTACACACCACGATGCGGGAGGCCAATGACCGGGGGTACGAGTGTCTGATCCTTGCGGATTGCACGGGAGCGACGGATGAAGCGAATCACCTGGCGGCGTTGAATATGGTTCAAATGCAGGGCGGGGTGTTCGGCAGTGTAAGTGATTCGCAAGCGGTGCTTAAGGCACTGGAGCAATACTAA
- a CDS encoding flagellar assembly protein A yields MPQQDIEPSRYEFVESLMLERKGLLDSFSVEGRTSDGTTGDKNGIILVQDNQIFITPPLPGGAPARISAIHPVVLKINWKTVTEPTEVTKSDYITWEICEKPQYEITVSPDKLKVHFTLYRAEKYAWNLVNCPAAFEAVVRAQPNPAVLLSTLTIEQIISSLDNRFILRSLNIPALYAELENPTYLPVCIAEGRAPLPGKEARLEFLLPEHTLEGNRMLGGQESPAQKPAEPLEYLRFPGAPFTFAGEVFARKLPPEEGIPGLDTDGRVLPPPPPQDIYFAAGNHAKLLPCGNIVANHTGRPRICGGSGSIRICDFPPLCLLTREMTEPAGDVMFAGDIIVPGDLEGSVRIEALGNVYVYGDIRQSTIIATGSIYVSGQVTGSGLYAGYAGVQQHRLHSLAGLLRIEVDGLREAARQLAKNVESRQQSVNYGLVVMLLLEDKYNHLDSLIRDLEATLSRMNGEFGSGTDPLRHMLEVFTHPGQFTGYITDSVLSSFSRLLLKLGEEIELLEEEHAVINLARSQGSRLESGGKLLVRDSC; encoded by the coding sequence ATGCCGCAGCAGGATATCGAACCAAGCCGATATGAATTCGTAGAGTCCCTGATGCTTGAACGTAAAGGTCTCCTGGATTCATTCTCTGTGGAGGGCCGGACTTCTGACGGGACAACTGGAGATAAGAATGGAATTATCCTCGTGCAGGACAACCAGATATTCATTACTCCCCCGCTCCCCGGAGGCGCTCCCGCCCGCATTTCTGCGATCCACCCTGTTGTCCTGAAGATCAACTGGAAGACCGTTACAGAGCCAACCGAGGTGACCAAGTCAGATTATATTACCTGGGAGATCTGCGAGAAGCCGCAGTATGAAATTACCGTATCGCCTGACAAGCTCAAGGTCCACTTCACTTTATACCGTGCAGAGAAGTACGCCTGGAATCTGGTTAACTGTCCCGCCGCCTTCGAGGCGGTCGTCCGTGCCCAGCCCAACCCGGCGGTGCTGCTGTCCACGCTCACCATAGAACAGATTATTTCTTCACTGGACAACCGTTTCATTCTGCGCAGCCTGAACATTCCCGCCCTGTACGCGGAGCTGGAGAATCCTACATATCTTCCCGTATGCATCGCAGAAGGAAGAGCTCCGCTGCCCGGCAAGGAAGCCCGGCTGGAATTCCTGCTGCCGGAGCATACACTGGAGGGGAACAGAATGCTTGGGGGACAGGAATCCCCCGCTCAGAAGCCTGCGGAACCCTTGGAGTATCTCCGTTTCCCGGGAGCTCCCTTTACCTTTGCAGGTGAGGTCTTCGCCCGCAAACTGCCGCCGGAGGAAGGCATTCCCGGCCTCGACACAGACGGAAGGGTTCTGCCCCCTCCCCCGCCGCAGGATATCTACTTTGCTGCCGGCAATCATGCCAAGCTCCTTCCCTGCGGTAATATCGTAGCCAACCACACAGGCAGACCCCGCATCTGCGGAGGAAGCGGCAGCATCCGGATCTGCGACTTCCCTCCGCTCTGTCTGCTGACCAGAGAGATGACAGAGCCTGCGGGCGACGTTATGTTCGCAGGCGACATTATTGTACCGGGAGATCTGGAAGGATCTGTACGGATCGAAGCCCTGGGGAATGTGTACGTCTATGGCGATATCCGCCAATCTACGATTATAGCCACCGGCAGTATTTATGTTAGCGGCCAGGTTACCGGCAGCGGCCTGTACGCCGGATATGCCGGGGTACAGCAGCATCGTCTGCACAGCCTCGCAGGACTGCTGCGTATAGAAGTGGACGGACTGCGTGAGGCGGCACGCCAGCTGGCCAAGAACGTAGAGTCCCGGCAGCAATCGGTGAATTACGGTCTGGTGGTCATGCTGCTGCTGGAGGATAAATACAACCACCTCGATAGCCTGATCCGCGATCTTGAGGCTACCCTGAGCCGTATGAACGGAGAGTTCGGCTCCGGCACAGACCCGCTCCGGCATATGCTTGAGGTGTTCACCCACCCGGGGCAATTCACCGGATACATTACGGATAGTGTCCTAAGCAGCTTCTCCAGGCTGCTCCTCAAGCTGGGCGAGGAGATCGAACTGCTCGAGGAGGAGCATGCAGTAATTAATCTCGCCCGTTCGCAAGGCAGCCGCCTGGAGTCCGGCGGCAAGCTGCTTGTGCGGGATTCTTGTTAA
- a CDS encoding aldo/keto reductase — protein MRYNRLGNSGLQVSALGLGTNSFGKRADQETSVRILHTAMGQGINFIDTANIYAGSESERIIGLALEGRRHNAVLATKAGLPKHEGPGGSGSSRHHLMQELEGSLRRLKTDYVDLYQIHTFDPYTPLEETLRTLDDLISAGKVRYIGASNYAAWELMKALGISEARSWAKYISIQCSYSLADRTPEAELLPLCLDQGLGIIPYFPLAGGILTGKYAGSGKAPAGSRAETDPNFRRFLTPERISLGEQVQAIAEGLGTSPAALSLSWLMNRPAVSTVIVGATTVEQVQHNLQSLSASPDAEVLEQLDQASAAFRTGEPFAVYRLP, from the coding sequence ATGCGATATAACCGTCTAGGCAATAGCGGCCTTCAGGTGTCCGCCCTGGGTCTTGGAACCAATTCATTCGGTAAACGGGCAGATCAGGAGACCTCGGTCCGCATTCTGCACACCGCTATGGGTCAGGGCATCAATTTCATCGATACCGCCAATATCTATGCCGGCTCTGAATCGGAGCGGATCATCGGCCTTGCGCTTGAGGGCAGACGCCATAACGCAGTGCTGGCGACCAAAGCCGGATTGCCGAAGCATGAGGGACCCGGCGGCAGCGGCTCTTCGCGCCATCACCTGATGCAGGAGCTGGAGGGCAGCCTGCGCCGGCTGAAGACTGACTATGTGGATCTGTATCAGATCCACACCTTCGACCCCTACACACCGCTGGAGGAAACGCTGCGCACGCTGGATGATCTGATCTCCGCAGGCAAGGTGCGGTATATCGGAGCCTCCAATTATGCCGCCTGGGAGCTGATGAAGGCGCTTGGAATCAGCGAAGCCCGCAGCTGGGCGAAATACATCTCTATCCAGTGCAGCTATTCGCTGGCTGACCGCACGCCCGAGGCCGAGCTGCTTCCGCTCTGCCTGGATCAGGGGCTGGGCATCATCCCCTACTTCCCTCTGGCGGGCGGTATCCTTACCGGCAAATATGCCGGCAGCGGCAAGGCCCCTGCCGGCTCCAGAGCAGAGACCGATCCGAACTTCCGCCGCTTTCTTACCCCGGAACGCATCTCGCTCGGGGAGCAGGTTCAGGCCATTGCGGAAGGGCTGGGCACCTCACCTGCGGCTCTATCCCTGTCCTGGCTGATGAACCGGCCCGCCGTCTCCACGGTGATTGTCGGCGCGACTACAGTAGAGCAGGTCCAGCATAATTTGCAGAGTCTCTCTGCTTCGCCGGATGCGGAGGTACTTGAGCAACTTGACCAGGCTAGCGCCGCCTTCCGCACCGGCGAGCCGTTTGCGGTCTACCGGCTGCCATAA
- the hcp gene encoding hydroxylamine reductase has product MSEMFCFQCQEAAKGTGCTIQGVCGKTSEVANLQDLLVYTLKGIAVFARSGRELGITDPVTEKFIIESLFATITNANFVPEFFTAKVREGLALRDLWRSRVADAGVMAHLSEHDAANWNAVTDEELMEKAATVGVLATEHEDIRSLRELLTYGLKGMAAYMEHAAVLGFYEAGAHAFMEKGLAAALDDSLSGGELTALVLECGKFGVDVMALLDRANTAAYGNPEITKVNIGVGTNPGILISGHDLKDMETLLKQTEGTGVDVYTHSEMLPAHYYPAFKKYSHFVGNYGNAWWKQNEEFASFNGPILMTTNCIVPPKDSYKDRLYTTGNTGYPGIQHIAAGTDGEKDFSALIEQAKSCSAPVEIETGEIVGGFAHAAVMNVADQVVGAVESGAIKQFFVMAGCDGRMKSRNYYTDFAAELPSDTVILTAGCAKYKYNKLALGDIGGIPRVLDAGQCNDSYSLVVIALKLKEVFGLADINDLPISYNIAWYEQKAVIVLLALLHLGVKNIHLGPTLPAFLSPNVAKVLVDTFGIGGITTVQEDMERFIAAV; this is encoded by the coding sequence ATGAGCGAAATGTTTTGTTTCCAGTGTCAGGAGGCAGCTAAGGGGACGGGTTGTACGATTCAGGGGGTGTGCGGCAAGACTAGTGAGGTAGCGAATCTGCAGGATCTTCTGGTATATACACTCAAAGGCATTGCCGTCTTCGCGCGCAGCGGGCGCGAACTGGGGATCACCGATCCGGTAACGGAGAAATTCATTATAGAGAGCTTGTTCGCTACGATTACCAATGCCAACTTTGTGCCGGAATTCTTCACGGCGAAGGTTCGGGAAGGACTGGCCCTGCGGGACCTGTGGCGCAGCAGAGTGGCCGATGCCGGAGTGATGGCCCATTTATCGGAGCATGACGCGGCGAACTGGAATGCGGTGACCGATGAAGAGCTGATGGAGAAGGCGGCAACGGTGGGCGTGCTTGCTACGGAGCATGAGGATATCCGTTCCTTGCGCGAGCTGCTGACCTATGGCCTGAAGGGAATGGCTGCTTACATGGAGCATGCCGCAGTGCTGGGCTTCTATGAAGCGGGCGCACATGCTTTTATGGAAAAAGGCTTGGCTGCTGCCCTGGATGACAGTCTGAGCGGCGGCGAGCTGACAGCCCTGGTGCTGGAATGCGGCAAGTTCGGCGTGGATGTAATGGCCCTGCTTGACCGTGCGAACACCGCAGCCTACGGCAACCCTGAGATTACCAAAGTCAATATTGGTGTAGGTACAAACCCCGGTATTCTGATTAGCGGTCATGACCTCAAGGATATGGAGACGCTGCTGAAGCAGACCGAGGGTACCGGAGTGGATGTGTATACGCACAGTGAGATGCTGCCGGCCCACTACTATCCCGCCTTCAAGAAATATAGCCACTTCGTAGGCAACTACGGCAATGCCTGGTGGAAGCAGAATGAGGAATTTGCCAGCTTTAACGGTCCGATTCTGATGACCACCAACTGCATTGTACCGCCGAAGGACAGCTACAAAGACCGGCTATACACGACAGGCAACACCGGTTATCCGGGAATTCAGCATATCGCGGCAGGCACTGATGGTGAGAAGGATTTCTCAGCTCTGATCGAGCAGGCCAAGAGCTGCAGTGCTCCGGTAGAGATTGAGACCGGAGAGATTGTCGGCGGCTTCGCCCATGCGGCTGTAATGAATGTGGCAGATCAGGTGGTTGGAGCGGTAGAGAGCGGCGCGATCAAGCAATTCTTCGTCATGGCCGGCTGCGACGGACGGATGAAGAGCCGGAATTATTACACCGACTTCGCAGCAGAGCTGCCCAGTGACACGGTGATCCTTACCGCAGGCTGTGCCAAATACAAATATAACAAGCTGGCGCTTGGCGATATCGGCGGAATTCCGCGCGTGCTTGATGCCGGCCAGTGCAATGACTCCTATTCTCTTGTAGTTATAGCGCTTAAGCTGAAGGAAGTCTTCGGTCTTGCGGATATTAACGATCTTCCGATCTCCTATAACATTGCCTGGTATGAGCAAAAAGCGGTGATCGTCCTGCTGGCGCTGCTGCATCTGGGCGTGAAGAACATTCATCTGGGCCCTACGCTTCCGGCCTTCCTGTCGCCTAATGTAGCCAAGGTTCTGGTAGATACCTTTGGTATCGGCGGTATTACTACCGTACAGGAAGATATGGAGCGGTTCATCGCTGCGGTATAA